GTCGCTATCATAGCGAAGGATGAACTCGCTCCTCACCTCGGCCAGGCTGCGATAACGCATCTCCGAGGCAAGCAACATCTGGTTTCGACCTACGAGATCCACCAGCTCGGCCTCCACAGCCGCAAGGCGTCGTGCCATGACGCGGCGCGAATGGTAGGCCAACCCGATCAAAGTAGCTGCAACAACGAGAATAGCCCCGACAAGCCACGGGTCCTGCCAGATCGTGTTGAACGCGTCGTTGCTCATGCCGCAGCCGTATTCCGAGGGGAATTCGGCGGAGTATTGCCGCGGGACATTGATAATGCATTGTCATAATTGCTGAATGCGCAATTAAGCTTATCAATCGAATGTGTCATGCTGCGGCCGGAACGCGATCGAGGACTGAGCGGTATGATAGTGCCTCTGCAAGATGAACATGCCTCAAATGAGCAGCGCCGTCGAGATCAGCAAGAGTTAAAGCGAGTTTCAAAACGCGGTGATAACCGCGTGCCGTCAACTTCATGGAATCGGCAGCCTGCCGCAGCAGGGCCAGACCAGCCGCGTCGGGCCGCGCGATGTCATCGAGAACAGCCGCTGGGCAAGCCGCATTCGTCAAAATTCCGTCGAGTTTGAGCGAGCGATAACGTTCCTCTTGGATCCGGCGTGCGGCCGCGACACGGCTGGCCACCTCGGCCGAGCCCTCCGCCGGAGGTGGCTGGATGAGATCGGCCGCCGTCACCGCAGGCATCTCGATGACGAGATCGATACGATCGAGAAATGGGCCGGACAATCGCGCCTGATATTGCGCCATGCAGCGCTCGTTGGGCTGGCGCCGGCACGCGTAGCCCGGCTCGGTCGCCCGGCCACAGCGGCAAGGATTCATCGCCGCGATCAGCTGAAAACGAGCTGGATAGACGACACGATGATTGGCCCGCGCGATCAGGACCTCGCCGGACTCCAGTGGCTGGCGCAAGCTGTCCAGCACCTGCGGCTGGAACTCCGGCAACTCGTCCAGAAAGAGCACGCCCTGATGCGCGAGCGAAACCTCGCCGGGTCGGGCGTGCAATCCACCCCCGACGAGCGCGGCCATGGAAGCCGAGTGGTGCGGAGCTCGAAAAGGACGCCGGTCGGTCAGGCTGCCTCCCGCGAGAAGGCCCGCGACCGAGTGGATCATGGAAACGTCGAGCAATTCGCGCGGACCAAGCGGCGGCAGAATGGATGGCAGGCGCTGCGCCAGCATTGACTTGCCGGCCCCGGGCGGTCCGCTCATCAGCATGTTGTGCCCCCCGGCCGCCGCGATCTCCAGCGCGCGCTTTGCGGTCTCCTGACCCTTGATGTCGCGCAAATCCGGCAGCGCCCCTGAAGGCTTCGCCACGGCGGGCAGCGGGCGCGACAAAACCTGCGTGCCCTTGAAATGATTGGCAAGCTGTATGAGCGAGACCGGGGCGACGATCTCACCGTCGCGGCTGGCCCAGGCTGCCTCCGCCCCACAAGCGGCCGGGCAGATCAGCCCCTGTCCACGGCCGTAGGCGCCGATGGCAGCTGGTAACACTCCAGACACAGCCGCAATGCTTCCGTCCAGGGCAAGCTCCCCCAGAACGGTGAAACCTGACAGCGCATCGTCCGGGATCGCGCCGATCGCCGCCATGATGCCGAGCGCGATCGGCAGGTCATAATGCGAGCCTTCCTTGGGGAGATCGGCTGGAGCCAGATTAACGGTGATGCGCTTGGCCGGCAAAGCCAGGCCTGACGCGATCAGGGCCGAGCGCACGCGCTCACGCGATTCCGCGACAGCCTTGTCCGGCAAACCGACGATCGTGAAGCCCACGGTTCCGGGCGCGATCTGCACCTGCACATCGACCGCGCGCGACTCGATACCCTCGAGCGCGACAGTCGCGACCCGCGTCACCATTCCACGCTCCCCCGTGGCCGTACGGACGTCCCCCGACGTCCTTCAGGCAATCCTAAGCAGGACTGGCGGCGGTATCAAGGATGGTAACAACCCAGCTTAAGAGATCGAATCCGGTTCACCTTTTGCACTTGGGAAAGGGCCGCCAGCCGCCTACAACGGGCCGCAGCCCGTACCCTTGGCGACAGATGGCCGACCTCATGCAAGAGTTGCCGTTCCTTGACCGTCTCGCAACCCTCGTCGCCCGTTATCGGACGGAGATGGCGGAGCCTCGCGAGCATCTGGCGCTGTTGCGTTGGCAGATTGCGGAACGACATGCCCTTGATGACCGCACGACCATGCCCGGACACGTGACGACGAGCGCGATTATCGTGTCGCCTGATCATGCCAATATCCTGCTGATCGACCACAAGACGATCGGCCGCTGGTTGCAACCCGGGGGACATTACGAGCCCGCTGCCTCTTTTAGTCTCTCCGCAGCGCGTGAAGCCGTTGAGGAGACCGCCGTTCGGGGCCTTGTACTGCATCCATGGCATCGCGGAGGGGACATTCCCTTCGCCATCGACAGTCACGACGTGCCCGGAAAGCCAGCGCGCGCAGAACCCGATCACATCCATCACGACCTGCAGTACCTCTTCCTCGCCGACCCGTCCCTGCCCTTGATCGCTCAGGAGGATGAGGTGCATGCGGCGCTTTGGAAGCCCATCGCCGAGCTTGCGGCGATCGCGCCAAGGGCGGCGCGCCGACTTAGCGCCTTGCCGTCCGCCTGAGCACGCATGACCCACCTGATGCCCAGGTGCATGGCCTCGTCATACGCCGGCTGAAAGCCCCTTCAGTCGATAGAGCGCCTCCAGGGCCTCACGCGGCGTCATGTCGTCCGGATCTATCCCCGCAAGCGCCTCGCGCAGGAGATCCGGCCCAGCAACAGCCGGCGGTGGGGCCGCCGGTTTCAGCGTCGCCGCGAACAGGGGCAAATCGTCGATCAGGGCGGAGACAGGCTTTTCCCGCTCAGTCCTCTCCAACTGGTCCAGGACCTCGCGCGCTCTTGCAATCACCGGGGCCGGCAGGCCCGCGAGCTTCGCCACCTGGATGCCATAGCTGCGATCGGCCGCTCCCGGCACCACCTCATGCAGGAAGACCACGTCACCATGCCAGTCCGTGACGCGCATGGTGGCGTTGCTGACATTGTCGAGCCGGTCGGCAAG
This portion of the Chelatococcus sp. YT9 genome encodes:
- a CDS encoding NUDIX domain-containing protein, translated to MQELPFLDRLATLVARYRTEMAEPREHLALLRWQIAERHALDDRTTMPGHVTTSAIIVSPDHANILLIDHKTIGRWLQPGGHYEPAASFSLSAAREAVEETAVRGLVLHPWHRGGDIPFAIDSHDVPGKPARAEPDHIHHDLQYLFLADPSLPLIAQEDEVHAALWKPIAELAAIAPRAARRLSALPSA
- a CDS encoding YifB family Mg chelatase-like AAA ATPase, whose protein sequence is MVTRVATVALEGIESRAVDVQVQIAPGTVGFTIVGLPDKAVAESRERVRSALIASGLALPAKRITVNLAPADLPKEGSHYDLPIALGIMAAIGAIPDDALSGFTVLGELALDGSIAAVSGVLPAAIGAYGRGQGLICPAACGAEAAWASRDGEIVAPVSLIQLANHFKGTQVLSRPLPAVAKPSGALPDLRDIKGQETAKRALEIAAAGGHNMLMSGPPGAGKSMLAQRLPSILPPLGPRELLDVSMIHSVAGLLAGGSLTDRRPFRAPHHSASMAALVGGGLHARPGEVSLAHQGVLFLDELPEFQPQVLDSLRQPLESGEVLIARANHRVVYPARFQLIAAMNPCRCGRATEPGYACRRQPNERCMAQYQARLSGPFLDRIDLVIEMPAVTAADLIQPPPAEGSAEVASRVAAARRIQEERYRSLKLDGILTNAACPAAVLDDIARPDAAGLALLRQAADSMKLTARGYHRVLKLALTLADLDGAAHLRHVHLAEALSYRSVLDRVPAAA